ACAAAGCGATATTCGAAAACCCGGCCCGGCGGGATGTCTTCAGCCGGATTTCCTCCGGGCTTGATCATGGAGATCACGGCGATCTGGTCTTGCTCGGCGAGGCTGCCGGAAGAAACCGCTTCCTCTTGCAGAGCCTCGTAACTCTGAGCCGCTTCTTTTTGCGTGACACGGAACGACTGCATGACCTTCGGAATAACGTAATCACGCTGCGACAACGCGAAGCGAAGGCCTTTAAGCGCCGCGCGCGCCATCTTTTCGACCTCCTGCGGGCTCCGGCGGATTTTTTCTTCCGTCGTCGCCAACCCGGCCTGCGGCCAGCGAACGTAATCGATGGCTTTGGCAACCTTTCTGTAGCCCATCTCTATCGCTCTAGAGTCGAACGGAGCGGAAAGAAAAGTCGCATGGACGCCCCCCGAGACCAAAGCGGCGAAACGATCGACCGAGGAAGAGCCTAGTCCCAAGTAAGTAATGTCTTTAAGCGGGTCCAGGCCGTGGGATTTTAGGATCTCCCGCATGATCAGATCGTTGCTGCTGCCGATGGAGGCAATCCCGATGGTTTTTTTTCTCAGATCCTCCACGGAACGAATCTGCGGCTGCGCGATTAAAGAATAATGTGTTCGCAGCGTCGTGAACACAATTTTGAAAGGTTGACGAGACTGAACGACGG
This portion of the Candidatus Binatia bacterium genome encodes:
- a CDS encoding ABC transporter substrate-binding protein, producing MSFGKTLLTAVLCVICADYLQHAFAQNPAKKITVAYASLTPSTVWFSLEKHLGFFRKEGLNPEFILTRNSVIAGQAMLAGSFDYMVPTGTVVPAVVQSRQPFKIVFTTLRTHYSLIAQPQIRSVEDLRKKTIGIASIGSSNDLIMREILKSHGLDPLKDITYLGLGSSSVDRFAALVSGGVHATFLSAPFDSRAIEMGYRKVAKAIDYVRWPQAGLATTEEKIRRSPQEVEKMARAALKGLRFALSQRDYVIPKVMQSFRVTQKEAAQSYEALQEEAVSSGSLAEQDQIAVISMIKPGGNPAEDIPPGRVFEYRFVQKAQRDLAAWTPQAPR